From the genome of Periplaneta americana isolate PAMFEO1 chromosome 15, P.americana_PAMFEO1_priV1, whole genome shotgun sequence, one region includes:
- the LOC138714907 gene encoding eukaryotic translation initiation factor 3 subunit G-like produces MPAADEIKSSWADEVEEEGTVGALPSPTEEIQNGFKIITEYKYNDDDKKVKVVRTFKIERMIVSKTIALRKTWSKFGQSKNDKPGPNPATTIVAEDVYMQFISNKEEENKPEEDGLDKLKGMAEKGVVKCRKCAGDHWTTKCPFKDTVLAGGKLLDEKKPESVGGPSGVGPGMAAGDDKNKSQNSKYVPPSLRDGGNKRGDTMTNARGRDDTTAIRVSNLSESTTEGDLEDLVKPFGPIHKLYLAKDKATGHCKGFAYIHFKFRADAGKAIASLNGHGYDHLILNVDWSKPPGQNN; encoded by the coding sequence ATGCCTGCAGCAGATGAAATTAAATCAAGCTGGGCAGACGAAGTTGAAGAGGAGGGAACTGTAGGTGCTCTTCCGTCACCTACTGAAGAAATTCAAAATGGTTTCAAGATTATCACAGAGTATAAATATAACGATGATGATAAAAAGGTCAAGGTAGTCAGAACATTCAAGATAGAACGTATGATTGTATCAAAGACAATTGCATTAAGGAAAACTTGGAGTAAATTTGGCCAATCAAAGAATGATAAACCTGGCCCAAATCCTGCTACCAcaattgttgctgaagatgtttATATGCAGTTCATATCAAAtaaagaagaggaaaataaacCAGAAGAAGATGGACTAGACAAACTCAAGGGAATGGCTGAAAAAGGAGTTGTCAAATGTCGCAAATGTGCAGGAGACCACTGGACAACAAAATGTCCATTCAAGGATACAGTACTTGCTGGAGGAAAGTTATTGGACGAGAAGAAACCAGAATCTGTTGGTGGACCTTCAGGTGTTGGACCTGGGATGGCAGCTGGTGATGACAAGAACAAATCACAGAATAGTAAATATGTTCCTCCAAGTCTTCGTGATGGTGGTAATAAAAGAGGTGATACTATGACGAATGCAAGAGGCAGAGATGATACAACAGCAATACGAGTCTCTAATCTCTCTGAAAGCACTACAGAAGGAGACTTGGAAGACTTGGTTAAGCCATTTGGTCCAATACATAAATTGTATCTAGCAAAGGATAAAGCAACTGGTCATTGTAAAGGATTTGCTTATATTCACTTCAAATTCAGAGCTGATGCAGGGAAGGCAATTGCTTCTCTTAATGGTCATGGGTATGATCATTTAATTCTGAATGTTGATTGGTCTAAACCTCCGGGACAAAATAACTAA